In Parasteatoda tepidariorum isolate YZ-2023 chromosome 2, CAS_Ptep_4.0, whole genome shotgun sequence, one DNA window encodes the following:
- the LOC107444987 gene encoding sulfotransferase ssu-1-like — MAFITSKKKPSYFTYSNGFIIPQKLYIPGHLEESLTYKPKDDDVFIATYPKCGTTWTQYILYLMLSNGVPLSSDEDFYSISPHLEDNGKQAVNSRPSPRLIKTHLPYHLVPKSNKARYIYITRNPKDCCVSFYYHTIGFGKVYDFEGGTFDDFFDVFFEGSVDGGDYFDHLLSYYRHRNDPNVLFLLYEELIRDCEECVLRIGNFLGGPFSDAINDPKVLQNVLKYSSFHEMKKLPLWTNRPKDLQFIRKGIVGDWKSCLSKEQSEKLDQKFNSKLNGTGAENLWQNLC; from the coding sequence ATGGCTTTCATTACCTCAAAAAAGAAACCTTCATACTTCACGTACAGCAATGGATTCATTATACcccaaaaattatatatacctGGTCATCTCGAAGAATCTTTGACTTATAAGCCAAAAGACGATGATGTTTTTATTGCCACATATCCGAAATGTGGTACTACATGGACTCAGTATATACTGTATCTCATGCTCAGTAATGGTGTACCATTAAGTTCTGATGAAGATTTCTATTCCATCAGCCCTCATTTGGAAGACAATGGGAAACAGGCTGTAAATTCCCGTCCAAGCCCAAGACTCATCAAAACACATTTACCCTATCATTTAGTACCAAAAAGTAACAAAGCCAGATACATATATATCACCAGAAATCCTAAGGACTGTTGTGTTTCGTTTTACTACCATACAATTGGCTTTGGAAAAGTTTATGATTTTGAAGGTGGTACTTTCGACGACTTTTTCGATGTGTTTTTCGAAGGATCGGTGGACGGAGGTGATTACTTTGACCATCTTTTATCTTACTATCGTCACAGAAATGAcccaaatgttttatttcttttatacgAGGAATTGATACGTGACTGTGAAGAATGCGTGTTGAGAATTGGGAATTTTCTTGGAGGACCTTTTTCAGATGCAATTAATGATCCTAAGGTCctccaaaatgttttaaaatatagcagTTTTcacgaaatgaaaaaattacctctATGGACTAATAGGCCGAAAGATTTGCAGTTTATAAGAAAGGGAATTGTAGGAGACTGGAAATCATGTCTTTCAAAAGAACAATCCGAAAAACtggatcaaaaatttaattcaaagttgAATGGAACAGGTGCTGAGAATTTATGGCAAAACTTATGCtaa